From the genome of Haloplanus natans DSM 17983:
AGGGGAACACGCTGGTTCCGCTTTACGAGGACGACGTTCGAGAGGGTGTCAACGACCTCCTGGACCAAGGGGTTGACCACATCGTCGTCATGTACCTCCACTCGTACAAGAACGGGGAGCACGAACATCGAACCGAGGAGATTGCGATCGAGATCATCGAAGAACGAGGGGCGGAAACGTCGGTCATGCTCTCCAGCGAGTACTACCCGACGCTGAAGGAGTCGGAACGGCTGAACACGGTCACAGCGGAGGCGTTCGCTGCCGAACCGTCGCGTGACCAATTGTCGAACATTCAGGAGGCTGTCGACGATCAAGGAGGGGAAGTCGGCGTTCGCGTCATGGCGAGTCACGGCGGGACCATCGACATCAACGCCAACGAACTGGCTCGAACGCTGATCTCCGGGCCCATCGGTGGGATGATCGGTGCCAACTACTTCGGGCAGAAACTCGGATACGAGAATCTGGTCTGTACCGACATCGGTGGCACCAGTTTCGACATGGGCATCATCATCGATAACGACTGGCAGATCGACTACAGCCCAGAGATGGCGCGTCTGCTTCTGTCGCTGCCGATGGTGAACATGGAGAGCGTCGGGGCAGGGACGGGCAGTTACGTCCGAGTGAATCCCACGTTCGATAAAATCGAACTCGGCCCGGAGAGCGCGGGCGATCAGGTCGGCGTCAGCGCGGTCGAAACCGATGTCGAGACGGTGACGGTGACGGACTGCCATGTGGCGATGGGCTGGATCAACCCGGACAACTTCCTCGGCGGCGATATGCCCATCGACCGCGACGTGGCCGAACGCGAGATCAAAGAACAGATCGCCGACCCGCTCAACATGGGCATCTACGAGGCCGCACAGGGAGTCATCGACATCCTCGAGAGCAAACTCCGGAACGACCTCGAAGCCGTCGTGACCGGCGAGGGGTACGCCCCGTCGAATTTCAAGTGCCTCTCGTACGGCGGTGGCGGCCCGGTCCACACCGCCGGCTACACCAAGGATCTAGGATTCGACGAGGTACTCATCCCCGAGTGGGCGGCCGGCTTCTCGGCGTTCGGCTGTGGTGCTGCGGACTACGAGTACCGCTACGACCAGACCACAAGCATCGACATCGACGCCGACCTCACGATGGAGGAGGCCGCGGAAACCGCCGGCGCGAAGCTGACAGAAGTCTGGAAGAACCTCGAACAGAAGGTCGAAAACGAGTTCGAGAACAGCAACATCGGGCGGAGCGAAATCGAGTTCCAGTACAACATCCTCGGTCAGTACCAGGGCCAACTCAACAGCATCGACATCGAGTCGCCGGTGTCCCGCGCCGACTCGCCGCAGAAACTCGAACGACTTCTCGACACTTTCGAGGAGGGGTACCGCCGTCAGTACTCCGAGGAGGCTCGCTCGCCGGAACTCGGTCACACGATCACGCAGGCGTCCGTTCGCGGCGTCCGAGACGTGGTGAAACCGGAGATTCCGACGGAACGGCCGGTCGGATCCGAGCCGCCTGAAGAGGCGTACAAACACTCCCGAGAAGCCTACTGGGACGGCGAGTGGCTGGAGACCGATATCTACGACCTCCACGCGCTCCAGCCCGGCAACGAGTTGCAGGGTCCGGCGATCATGGAGGGGGCCGCCACGACGTACGCCCTCCCGCCGGACTGTGAAACCTGGCTCGACGAGCACCGCGTCCACCACCTGACCCGGACGGAGTGAGAGCGGGCGACCGCTCTCGTGCAGAGATGCATCTGTCCCGCTCGTCGTTCCCAGCGAGCGACTCGGGGGGCAGGTGCACTGTACGAGCCCGTATCTGGCTCAGAACAGATGCCAACGTAACCGACGCAACTAAGCACACAATGAGTTCGACACAACATGGGGAAGAGAACTTCCCCCGGATGCGACGCGAGAAAGAAAAGGTCCACGAGAAGCAGGCGAACGGCAAAGGGATCGGCTGGGGTGGCCAGTCGCTCCGCGAGCAGTTCGAGGACCTCGAAGAACGAACGGAGGAGACGGGCCACTACGCCGGCTTCGAGAAGCTCGAAATGAAACGCGAGCGGCCGATAGAGTACGAACAGATGTTCGCCCAGCTCCGGGGTGACCTCGTGACCGCGCGCGAGACGTCGAAGGAGGTGGCCGCGACGCCCATCGTCGAGCAGGAGGGTGAACTCTGTTACGGCCTGTTCACGCCGGAGGGCGATTCCATCGCCGTCTCGACGGGGATCATCGTGCACATCCACACGATGAGCGAGGCGATCAAGTACATGATCAACCACGACTACGAGGAGAGTCCCGGGATCGAACCCGGCGATGTCTTCGTCAACAACGATCCACACGTCGGCGACGTTCACCCGTGTGACATCATGACGATGATTCCCATCTTCCACGAGGGAGAGCTCGTCGCGTGGGCAGGTGGCGTCAACCACGTCATCGACACCGGGGCCATCGGTCCTGGGAGCATGAACGTCTCGCAGGCGTCCCGCTTCGGCGACGGCGCCCACTACACCGCCCGCAAAATCGGCGAGGATCTGGAGCTGTACAACTCGTGGAAGAAGGACTATCCCGACAAGACGCGGACGCCGGACTTCCTGAAACTCGACGAGCGGACTCGCATGACCGGCTGTCTGATGATTCGGAACGCAGTCAACGACATCATCGACGAGTACGGCGTCGAGACGTTCAAACAGCTCTCTCGCGAGGCCATTGAGGACGGCCGCCGTGGCTTCAGGAACCGCATCCGGAAGACGATGCTCCCCGGCACGTACCGGGGCGCGTCCTTCGTCGACGCCCTCTACGAGGGGCAGAGTAACCTGACACGCGCCTACGCGAACGAGAACCACCTGATGCACGCACCCTCGGAACTGCACGTCCGGGAGGACGGCTCGTTCCAAGTGTCGTTTGAGGGGGCGAACAAGTGGGGGTGGCATCCGTACAACTGCACGCCTGCGGCCATTCAGGGCGGTATCTGGGTGATGCTCACCCAGACCGTCATCCCGAACTCGAACGTCAACGACGGCGCGTACTACAGCTGTGACTTTCACCTCCCGGTGGGGTCGTGGGCGAATACCCAGAACACGGAGACGGCTCACGCCTACGCGTGGCACTTCCTCGTCTCGGCGTGGGCACCCTTGTGGCAACACCTGTCACGCGGCTACTTCGCACGCGGCTTCTGGGAGGAGATCAACGCCGGCAACGCCAACACCTCGAACTGGCTGCAGGGCGGCGGCATCGACCAGTTCGACAAACTCCACGCCGTCAACTCCTTCGAGTCGGCGTGTGAGGGTGTCGGCGCACGCTACGTCGAGGACGGCGAACCGCACGCCGCGGCCATCTGGAACCCGGAGGGTGACATGGGCGACGCCGAGGTCTGGGAGATGACCGAACCGCTCCCGTTCCTCGGTCGGTCGGTGAAGCCGAACACCGGCGGCGCGGGGCGGCGGGCCGGCGGGTCCGGCTTCGAGTCGATGCGGACGGTCAAGGACGTGAGCCGCTGGTTGCTCTACGAGATGGGCAACGGGTACATGACCAGCGACGGTGGCCTCTTCGGCGGCTATCCGGCCGCCTCGGGGTACATCCTCAATGCCCAGAACACGGATCTGCAGGAGCGCTTCGAGAATCAGGAGGACTACCCCCAGCACGACCTCGACCCGGAGAGCGGCGAGTTCGAGTCGAAAATCGACGGGGAGATCACCCGTCGACCGGAGGGCATCAGCACGCCCAAGGAGTTCGACGACTACGACCTGTACCTGAACTACCTGCGTGGTGGCTCGGGACTAGGTGACCCGCTCGAACGCGACCCCGAAGACGTAGTCGACGACATCCACGACGGGTACGTCCTGCCGCGGCACGCGAAAGACGCGTACGCGGTGGTCGTGGAGAGAGTCGACGACGAAGCCCGACACAACTCCGCGGTCCACGGCGAGTACGAACTCGACCGCGAGGCGACCGAGGAACTCCGGGCCGAACGGATGACCGAACGGGCCGAGAAGGCCCAGCCCGTCTCCGAGTGGTACGACGAGGAGCGCGAGCGAATTCGCGAGCAGGACCTCATCGACGACGTGAAAAAGACCTACGAGAGCAGTATGCGCATGAGCAAGCAGTTCACCGACTTCTACCACGAGTTCTGGGAACTGCCCGACGACTTCGAGTGGGACCTGAGCGAGAAAGCCCAGCGCTCCCTCGAGGGTCGATTCAAGAGCGGCACGAAGATGAAGTGGGACAACCCGACCCACGGTCACGAAACGTGGCTGGACATCGGCCGCGACGACGAGCCGCGAGTGCCGTACACATGGAACGCCGACCGGTCGATTCAGGAGCTCTCGAGCCCGACTGCATCGTTCGGTGGAGTCACCACCGGAACAGCGACTGACGACGACTGAGGTGAGAGACAATGCCAGAATCATACCCACGCGAACACATCGAGGATCTCGTCGACGACAATCTGGAGTGGAATCAGCTCCACGACATGATGAGCGATTTCAAGGACGCCGACCGGTTCCAGAAGGTCCGGGACGTCCTGCAGGAGCGGGTCGACTGGGATGACCCGATCATCATCCCGTACGCCGACCATCTGTACGTCGTCGCGAAGTCGGCGGACCGCTGGGTCATCAAGTGCGACTGCGGCCACGAGTTCTGCGAACACGACCAGAACTGGAAGGCGGACGCGCTGATCAACGTCCGGGACACGGAGGAACAGTACCTCGAAATCTACCCCGAGCAGATGCATCCGCATCCGGATTACATGGAACTGCGGGAGTTCTTTTGTCCCGGCTGTAACACGCTGCTCGAAGTGACGAACGTCATGCCGGGCTACCCGCTCATCCACGAGTTCGAGCCCGACATCGAGACGTTCTACGAGGAGTGGATCGGGGAACCGATTCCGACGCCCGAGTCGGCGTAACCGAGCCCCAGCCGCCTTTCCTCAGATGCCTCTCACCGACACCACCACCGGAGCCAACGATGTCTGAACACCGTCCCCCGACGCTGAAGGGCCTCTACGAGTCCACGCTCCGTCGGCACGCAACTGCGCCCGCCATCACGTTCGACGGCGAGACGCTGACCTACGCCGAACTCGACTCACGGTCGGCCCGCGCTGCTGCTGCACTCCGCGAATGCGGCCTCGAAACGCCGGATCGCGTGGGCGTTCTCATGTCGAACCGGCTGGAGTACCCCATCACTGATATCGGACTTACACGCGCCGGCCTCGTGAAAGTCCCGCTGAACGACATGCTCTCGGCAGGCGACATCGAGTATATGCTGGCAAACAGCGACGCGAGCGCCGTCGTCGTCGGTCCGAACTTCGTCGAGACCATCGCGACAGTCGCGCCGAACGTACCGACGCTGGAACACGTGATCACCGTCGACGCCTACGCTCCGGCCTCGATTGCGGAGCAGTATCGGACCGTTCGATTCGACCGGCTTCTCGACGAGGTAACTCCCGAACCACCGGCGGTGTCGGTCGGTCGGGAGACGCTCGCGGGCATCTTCCACACCGGCGGCACGACCGGCGATCCGAAGGGGGTGAAACACACACAGGAGAACCTCGCGTTGAACGCGTTCGCCCACGCCGTCGAACTCGACATCTGCCCGCGCGAGACGCTGTTGTTGATGACGCCCCTGCCGCACTCGGCCGGACTCATCATGGCCGGTGGACTCACGCAGGGGTGTCGCCACGTTGTCACGCAAGGGTTCGACGCCCGGCGTGCGCTCGAAACCATCGAGCACGAGGGGGTGTCGTGGACGTTCATGGTGCCGACGATGATCTATCGCGTCCTCGACCTGCTCGGCGAGGAGTCGTACGACACCACGACGCTGGAGACGCTCGCCTACGGCGCCGCCCCGATGAAGCCGGCTCGACTGCGGGAGGGACTCGACCGACTGGGGCGCGTCTTCGTCCAGTTCTACGGCCAGTACGAAACGCCGGACCTTATCACGGTGCTGCCGAAACACGCCCACGACCCGGACGACGAGAAACGGCTCTCGTCCTGTGGTCTCCCCACGTCGATGTGTGAGGTGACCGTCGTTGACGACGACGGTGATCCGGTTCCGACCGGGGAGCCGGGTGAAATCCTCGCCCGTGGCGCCTACTCTATGGCGGGGTACTACGAGATGCCCGAGCGAACCGAGGAGACGATAGTCGACGGCTGGATCCACACCGGCGATATCGGCCGGATGGACGAGGACGGCTACGTCTACATCCTCGACCGCGACTCCGACGTCATCATCACCGGCGGGATGAACGTGTACTCGGTTACCGTCGAAGACGTGATCCAGCAACACGAACAGGTCGCGAACGTCGCCGTCATCGGCGTACCGGACGACGACTGGGGTGAGGCGGTCAAGGCCGTCGTCGTCCCGGAGGACGACACCGTGGACCGAGCGGCACTCCTCGCGTTCTGTGCCGACCGGCTGGCCGACTACGAGACGCCGAAGTCCGTCGACATCGTCGAGTCGCTCCCGACGACGCCGTACGGAAAACTCGACAAGAAGCGGCTCCGCGAACCCTACTGGGCCGCCGAGGAGCGCGAAATCACCTGACTGCGATGATCACCAAAATCGACCACTTGGGGGTGCTCGTTTCGGATATCGACGCCAACGAGGCGCTGTTCGAACTGCTTGGGCTCGATGTCGGCGCCGTCGAACACGTCCCGGCTTTCGGCGTCGATATCGCGTTCATCCGGGTCGGCGAGAGTCTCGTCGAACTGGTCGAACCGGTCGACCACGATAGCGACATTGCGGCCGACCTCCGCGCGGCGGACGACGACGCGCTTCTCCACCACGTCGCCTACCGCGTCGAGGATATCGAGGCCGAGTTGGAGACGTTGCGCGCGGCGGGCGTCCCACTCGCCGACGAGACGCCCAGACGCGGGGCGGGCGATGCGCGGGTCGCCTTCCTCGATCCGGCGGCTGCGAACGGCGTCCGTGTCGAACTCGTGGAGCGACCGTCCGACGTGGCGCTCGACTGAGCGGGGTCGCCGTCGCCGTCTCCAGGTGTGCCGGCGTCCGCCGACTGCACCCCGGTGGCGACTGTCACCCTCTCGTCGTGGCTCGCGTCGCGATTCGCTGTGAGCGACCGAAGGCAGTATCTGTTGATAAGATGAATACATATATCGTGTCGATTCGTGGTAACCATTAGGTCTACTGGTCGGGGTAAAACATACGCCTCGACTATCAGGGTTGCGCACCGGGAAGACGATGTGGTTGTCCCCCGTGTTTCACCGCACTGTACCGCATCGTCCCGCATCGAATGGGCCCACAATGAGAGACCGGACATGATGAGCCGACACCTCGATCACACGGTAGTCGCCTGACACCATGCTTAGATTCGAATTTCAGATTCGTCTGGCCGGAATCCTTTCGCACATCCTCGATGTCTCCGAACAGGTCGAGAGTATCGAGATCGACAATGCGCTTCCGGTCACCGACGGCGGTGTCTTCCTTTTTCTGACGGTCAAGTTCGACGAGACCGTCTCGGAGACGGACATCGCGGGCCAGTTGCCCGACATGGACATCGTCAACATGAGTCAGGCGACGGTCAACTCGCAGATGTACTATCTCTGTGTCGTGACCGAGCTCGCGAACGTCTCCGTGCTGTCGCTACTGACTGAACAGCAGGCGATTCCGCACCGTATCGTCGGCGAGAACTCCCAGCTGTCGGTCGTGGCGTCGGTTCGCGACTGGAATCATCTGAAGAAAGTTGCCAACACCATCGAAGACGAGCACGGGTCGCTCGAACTCATCGGGACAACCCAGACCGAGAGCGTCGGCTTCCCACTCGGGGGCGACAAAATAAAGCAGAGTATGTCGGGGAAGCTCTCCGACGCCCAGCTTGAGGTACTGGAGATGGCCTACCAGATGGGGTATTTCAAAGTTCCACAGGAGGTGACGGCCGAAGAGATCGCCAACGAGCTGGACATCAGCAGGTCGACGCTGAGCGAACGGCTCCGTCGCGTTGAACACAACTTCTGTGCACTCCTTTTCGGCCCCCGCCAATGACCACCATCATCATCATCAAGTCGGTCGACCAGGAACCGGCCGTCAGGGAGGTCCTCGAATCTGTCGTAGATGGGGACGACACCGTCTGTTTCCTTCGACTGCCAACCGTGCGGTGTCTCGGAGCCCTCATACAGGCCGTCAACCCCATGATCAACTACGGCATCGACTACAGTATCAACTGCCTTCCAGAGGGCTATGACACTGCTGATCTCGTTGAGTTCGCAATCGATGTCGACGCAAATCGGATCTGTATCGGTATTTCCGAAAAGACGCTGACCGGCAAGGCACGAATTGACGACCTGACACAGTCGATACTCCTCCACGATGACATCTCGGGCGATGTCATCGTCGGGGATAACGCCATCATTTTGGAGGAACTCGACTATGACGGGTAGTCCCGCTCGGCTCCCAAACGGGGACGCCGAAACCACCGCGATCTCACCCCACAGCCACTACTCATGAGTTCGACTGATCAGACCAAGACGGAAGAACGACGTGCGGACGCACGACGCGAACTGACCAAAGTTCGAGAGAAACGCCAACGAGGCGAGGGAATCGGCTGGAACGGCAAGACGCTCCGCGAGCAACTCGCCAAACTTGAGGATAAGACCGAGGCGACGGATCACTACAATGGGCTGTCGACGCTCACGCTGAAGCAGGACGACCCGATTCGGTACGAGCAGCTGTACGCCCGACTCCGGGGTGATCTGGTGACCGCGCGCGAGATATCGAAAGAAGTCTCGGCGACGCCCATCGTCGAGCAGGAAGGCGAGCTGTGCTATGGCCTATTCACGCCGGAGGGTGACTCGATCGCCGTCTCGACGGGGATCATCGTGCACATCCACACGATGAGCGAGGCGATCAAATTCATTATCAACCACGATTACGAGGAAAATCCGAAGATCGAGCCAGGTGATATCTTCGTCAACAACGACCCCCACGTCGGAGACGTCCATCCTTGTGATCTAATGACACTCATCCCCATCTTCCACGAGGGAGAACTCGTCGCGTGGGCAGGCGGCGTCAACCACGTCATCGACACCGGAGCCATCGGCCCCGGAAGCATGAACGTCTCGCAGGCGTCCCGTTTCGGCGACGGCGCCTACTACACGGCCCGTAAAGTCGGTGAGGAGTTCGAACTGTACAATTCGTGGAAGAAAGAGTATCCCGCCAAAACACGGACACCGGACTTCCTGAAACTCGACGAGCGGACTCGCATGACCGGCTGTCTGATGATTCGGGATGCGGTCAAAGAGCTGATCGGCTCCATCGGGGTCGATACCTTCAAACAACTGTCTCGTGAGGCAGTTGAGGACGGTCGCAGAGGCTTCCGAAAGCGGATCAAGAAGACGATGTTACCCGGCACCTACCGGGGCGCGTCCTTCGTCGACGCCCTCTACGAGGGACAGGCGAATGTGACTCGCGAATACGCGAACGAGAATCACCTGATGCATGCGCCCTCGGAACTGCACATCCGAGAGGATGGTTCGTTCCAAGTGTCGTTTGAGGGGGCGAACAAGTGGGGGTGGCATCCGTACAACTGCACGCCAGCAGCTATTCAAGGCGGCGTCTGGGTGATGCTCACCCAGACCGTCATCCCCAACGAGCGGGTCAATGACGGCGCGTACTACGCCTGTGATTTTCATTTGCCGGTGGGTTCGTGGGCGAACACGCAGAACACGGAGACGGCCCACGCCTACGCGTGGCACTTCCTCGTCTCGGCGTGGGCACCCTTGTGGCAACACCTCTCGCGAGGATACTACGCTCGGGGCTTCTGGGAGGAGATCAACGCGGGCAACGCCAACACGTCGAACTGGTTGCAGGGCGGCGGCATCGACCAGTTCGACAAACTCCACGCCGTCAACTCCTTCGAGGCTGCATGTGAAGGTGTCGGCGCGCGCTACGTCGAGGACGGTGAACCCCACGCGTCGGCCGTCTGGAACCCCGAGGGCGACATGGGCGACGCGGAAGCGTGGGAACGGGTCGAGCCACTACCGTTCCTTGGGCGGGCAGTGAAGCCAAATACGGGCGGCGCGGGTCGTCGGGCCGGTGGCTCGGGCTTCGAGTCGATGCGGACGGTCAAAGACGTGAGCCGCTGGCTGCTCTACGAGATGGGCAACGGGTACATGACCAGCGACGGCGGCCTGTTCGGCGGCTACCCGGCCGCCTCGGGCTACATCCTCAACGCCACAGATACCGACCTGCAAGAGCGCTTCGAGAATCAGGACGACTACCCCCAGCACGACCTCGACCCGGAGAGCGGCGAGTTCGAATCCAAGGTTGACGGGGAGATCACCCGTCGACCGGAGGGCATCAGCACGCCCAAGGAGTTCGACGACTACGACCTGTACCTGAACTACCTGCGTGGTGGCTCGGGACTGGGTGATCCGCTCGAACGCGACCCCGAAAACGTAGTCGACGACATCCACGACGGGTACGTCCTCCCACGACACGCGAAGGACGCGTACGCGGTGGTCGTGGAGAAAGTTGACGACGAAGCCCGACACAACTCCGCGGTTCACGGCGAGTATGAACTCGACCGCGAGGCGACCGAAAAGCTGCGGGCAGAACGGCTCGCAGAGCGGGCGGAGAAGGCCAAGCCCGTCTCGGAGTGGTACGAAGAGGAGCGCGAACGGATCCGTGAACAGAATCTCATCGATGACGTGAAAAAGACCTACGAGAGCAGTATGCGAATGAGTACCCCATTCGCGGACTTCTACCGCGAGTTCTGGGAGTTGTCCGAGGACTTCGAGTGGGATCTGAGCGAGAAGGCCCAGCGCTCTCTCGACAACCGGTTCGACACTGGCCTCCGCCCCATGTGGGACAATTACACACGACGACACAAAATTTGGCTCAACGTCGACGATGAACCGTACGTTCCATACACATGGCACGCGGACCGGTCGATCCAAGACCTCTCGGACATCGAATCGACATTCGGCGACGACGGTCGGTGACCAATTCGCCGCTCTGGGACTCAACGACCGCTCCTGCGACTTTGGACACCTCTCCCGTCATACCGATTGTTGTAAGCTAGTACTGGCTGTCGCTACCTCCGTAGTTGGTGACTTTCGGTAAACAGTAACGACAGTTCATATCAGCCACTCCCGAGCGACAACGAGATTACATCTCCACCCACAACGCCTCGAATACGTTTCCGCTGGCTGTCGGCAGTCATGTAGTAACCACAGTTGGCGCACTCGCATGTGTATGGCAGGGTGATGTCCATTATCACAGGGGCCTCGACGATTGTATACCTGTATCTTAACAGTCATGTTGGTGGTCGTCTATTGGTTATCCCCAGTAGCCAACGGTATCTTCCGGATTTAGCTCGTGACGACAAATTCGCCAAAATAAATTACAGAAAATCTTCATATCCCTCTCCTTGCTTGATACTATTAGTCATACGAATGACTGGCTACGAACTGCCGCCGCTATCGCAGCATCCGATATCCAGCGAGAGAGATCATGCCCGATTAGTGCTCACTGCGATTGCGGGGACCACAAGTTCGCGGCGAACGCCCGAACGAGCCACGGAACAACGGAGATCCACTAAGCAGTAATAGAGAATCCCGAGGGGACAGTTAATGCCAACCTGTAAAAACTGTGGCAACCACGTCTCGAAATGCTTCGCGCGGGTATTCGGTGATGAAGCCGGTCGTGTGTATGCCTGTCCCAATTGCTCCGCAACTGCTGGGATTGGGGAGGTCACACGAGAACGACGGCCGCGCTAGGGAAACCAGTCGGAAGCCGGACAAGCTGTCGACGGCGTAGATCAATATTGGAGATGCAGAGAGGATGTCTTTTGGCTGCAAACTTATGATAGCACAATTACCATAATGGGCTACAGAAAATGCTCATATTCCTCTCGTTCGTAGAGAACACCGGCGATACGAATGACTGACTACGAACTTGACCCCCTGCCGTATGACTACGACGCGCTCGAACCGCACATCAGCGAGCAGGTACTGACCTGGCATCACGACACCCACCATCAGGGGTACGTGAACGGCTGGAACAGCGCCGAGGAGACGCTCGAAGCGAACCGTGACGACGGCGACTTCGGCTCCTCGGCGGGTGCGATTCGGAACGTCACGCACAACGGCTCCGGGCACATCCTCCACGACCTCTTCTGGAACTGCATGTCTCCGGAGGGTGGCGACGAGCCAAGCGGTGACCTCGCCGATCGCATCGAGGAGGACTTCGGCTCCTACGAGGCCTGGAAGGGTGAATTCGAGGCCGCTGCCGGCGCCGCCGGTGGCTGGGCACTCCTGGTGTACGACAGCTTCTCGAACCAGCTTCGCAACGTCGTGGTCGACAAGCACGACCAGGGCGCGCTCTGGGGCTCGCACCCCATCCTCGCGCTGGACGTCTGGGAGCACTCGTACTACCACGACTACGGTCCCGCCCGTGGCGACTTCATCGACAACTTCTTCGAGGTCGTCGACTGGGACGAACCGAGCGCCCGCTACGACGAAGCGGTTCAGCTGTTCGAATAGTCGGGGTACCGACGAATCGCTCTCCCAAGCTCCATTCGCGCGAATTTCTTGTCCATGGAGTCCAACACGTGCAGAGATAACAACCACCGAAGTGTTAAGTAAAGAACTCCAACGCAATGATAGAAAATATCCTCGTCGCGACTGATGGAAGTGATGCAGCGAAGCAGGCAACGAAGCACGCAGTGCGCATCGCAGCTGTCTCCGAAGCGACGATCCACGCTTTGCACGTCGTGTCGCCGCGGCTGCTCAGATTCCTCGAAGACAGCGCCGACCAAACGATCGAAACCGAGTCGTTCGGGGGAGAAGCCGTTCGGACAGCAGAGCAGATTGCCGACGAGGCGGGCGTGGGGATCCGGGCCTCTGTCGAACGCGGTAATCCGGCTGAGACGATTCTGTCATATGCGGAGTCGAACGACATTGATCTCATCACGATGGGGACACACGGACGGGCGGGCTTACCGCGATACGTCTTCGGAAGCGTCGCCGAGACCGTGCTTCGAACCGCGACCTGTCCTGTGTTGGCGGCACATGCTAGCGAGCAGTTGATGTCCTACGACGATATCCTCGTTCCGATCGCCGGTGAAAGGGAGGGCCGGAATGTTCCACAAATGGCAATCGACTTTGCAGAGCAGTTCGACGCTACGCTACATTTGGTACACGTCGTCGACCGTCGGCTGCTTGCGTCGTCATACGACCTATGTCCCGCGCGGCCCGATGTCGAGTCAGAGCTGAGTGAACGCGGTGAAGCGCTCCTCAGATCGGCGAAGGCACCGCTGGAGGCTGCGGGTATCGATTTCGGGACGCACTTGAAGAGTGGACTCCCCATCTCGCAGCTCCGCGAGTTCGTGACGACCGCTAATATCGACCTGGTGGTTATGTGGTCACACCGCCGACGCGGTCCTGATCGAGTCCTACAGGGCAGCGTTGCCGAGAGTCTACTGCGATCGGTGACGACGCCGATGCTGATGGTCAGCGACGAGACCCAGACCGATTGAATTCGGCCGTCAGAAGTAGGGCGGGGAGTCATACGCTTTCGCGGAAGGCAGTCAACGGTCGCCATCCGGTTACTGTGGTCCGCTCGTGTTCGTAGAGTGAATCCGCTCGTTTTCGTTGCCTTCGAAGTATTCGTGGCCGAACTCACGTAAAC
Proteins encoded in this window:
- a CDS encoding acetone carboxylase subunit gamma; translation: MPESYPREHIEDLVDDNLEWNQLHDMMSDFKDADRFQKVRDVLQERVDWDDPIIIPYADHLYVVAKSADRWVIKCDCGHEFCEHDQNWKADALINVRDTEEQYLEIYPEQMHPHPDYMELREFFCPGCNTLLEVTNVMPGYPLIHEFEPDIETFYEEWIGEPIPTPESA
- a CDS encoding AMP-binding protein; the encoded protein is MSEHRPPTLKGLYESTLRRHATAPAITFDGETLTYAELDSRSARAAAALRECGLETPDRVGVLMSNRLEYPITDIGLTRAGLVKVPLNDMLSAGDIEYMLANSDASAVVVGPNFVETIATVAPNVPTLEHVITVDAYAPASIAEQYRTVRFDRLLDEVTPEPPAVSVGRETLAGIFHTGGTTGDPKGVKHTQENLALNAFAHAVELDICPRETLLLMTPLPHSAGLIMAGGLTQGCRHVVTQGFDARRALETIEHEGVSWTFMVPTMIYRVLDLLGEESYDTTTLETLAYGAAPMKPARLREGLDRLGRVFVQFYGQYETPDLITVLPKHAHDPDDEKRLSSCGLPTSMCEVTVVDDDGDPVPTGEPGEILARGAYSMAGYYEMPERTEETIVDGWIHTGDIGRMDEDGYVYILDRDSDVIITGGMNVYSVTVEDVIQQHEQVANVAVIGVPDDDWGEAVKAVVVPEDDTVDRAALLAFCADRLADYETPKSVDIVESLPTTPYGKLDKKRLREPYWAAEEREIT
- a CDS encoding hydantoinase B/oxoprolinase family protein → MSSTQHGEENFPRMRREKEKVHEKQANGKGIGWGGQSLREQFEDLEERTEETGHYAGFEKLEMKRERPIEYEQMFAQLRGDLVTARETSKEVAATPIVEQEGELCYGLFTPEGDSIAVSTGIIVHIHTMSEAIKYMINHDYEESPGIEPGDVFVNNDPHVGDVHPCDIMTMIPIFHEGELVAWAGGVNHVIDTGAIGPGSMNVSQASRFGDGAHYTARKIGEDLELYNSWKKDYPDKTRTPDFLKLDERTRMTGCLMIRNAVNDIIDEYGVETFKQLSREAIEDGRRGFRNRIRKTMLPGTYRGASFVDALYEGQSNLTRAYANENHLMHAPSELHVREDGSFQVSFEGANKWGWHPYNCTPAAIQGGIWVMLTQTVIPNSNVNDGAYYSCDFHLPVGSWANTQNTETAHAYAWHFLVSAWAPLWQHLSRGYFARGFWEEINAGNANTSNWLQGGGIDQFDKLHAVNSFESACEGVGARYVEDGEPHAAAIWNPEGDMGDAEVWEMTEPLPFLGRSVKPNTGGAGRRAGGSGFESMRTVKDVSRWLLYEMGNGYMTSDGGLFGGYPAASGYILNAQNTDLQERFENQEDYPQHDLDPESGEFESKIDGEITRRPEGISTPKEFDDYDLYLNYLRGGSGLGDPLERDPEDVVDDIHDGYVLPRHAKDAYAVVVERVDDEARHNSAVHGEYELDREATEELRAERMTERAEKAQPVSEWYDEERERIREQDLIDDVKKTYESSMRMSKQFTDFYHEFWELPDDFEWDLSEKAQRSLEGRFKSGTKMKWDNPTHGHETWLDIGRDDEPRVPYTWNADRSIQELSSPTASFGGVTTGTATDDD
- a CDS encoding hydantoinase/oxoprolinase family protein, which produces MASSEDDPSEHHNAEILSIDAGGTMTDTFLMDSNGEFTVGKAKTTPDDESRGFLKSSQDALEDWNLSVAEGFPNLVSTVYSGTAMLNRLVERESEVDVGILITGGMEDTLRMGRGRQSYTGYSYSDRLHVNTHKHPDPLIPRNRIRGVRERIDVKGNTLVPLYEDDVREGVNDLLDQGVDHIVVMYLHSYKNGEHEHRTEEIAIEIIEERGAETSVMLSSEYYPTLKESERLNTVTAEAFAAEPSRDQLSNIQEAVDDQGGEVGVRVMASHGGTIDINANELARTLISGPIGGMIGANYFGQKLGYENLVCTDIGGTSFDMGIIIDNDWQIDYSPEMARLLLSLPMVNMESVGAGTGSYVRVNPTFDKIELGPESAGDQVGVSAVETDVETVTVTDCHVAMGWINPDNFLGGDMPIDRDVAEREIKEQIADPLNMGIYEAAQGVIDILESKLRNDLEAVVTGEGYAPSNFKCLSYGGGGPVHTAGYTKDLGFDEVLIPEWAAGFSAFGCGAADYEYRYDQTTSIDIDADLTMEEAAETAGAKLTEVWKNLEQKVENEFENSNIGRSEIEFQYNILGQYQGQLNSIDIESPVSRADSPQKLERLLDTFEEGYRRQYSEEARSPELGHTITQASVRGVRDVVKPEIPTERPVGSEPPEEAYKHSREAYWDGEWLETDIYDLHALQPGNELQGPAIMEGAATTYALPPDCETWLDEHRVHHLTRTE